The following proteins are encoded in a genomic region of Tenebrio molitor chromosome 7, icTenMoli1.1, whole genome shotgun sequence:
- the LOC138134934 gene encoding mucin-2-like: MHTTAAMAGFSKITPLFLLLLLCKKTISAESESKEELVQSESKDGKLEIIKQIKKVNDDGSYTIGYEADDGSFKIESRDVLGNIKGTYGYIDDSGQIKRVSYSTSNSSEVLTKSEPAASVVQRIPKTNRTHTTKRPSSIYSTTLSTPTSTTALQRIAKLRSSTTTTDRPNYSEVVNVESELSKTTPKPPHIVYPTSTPRILLQGRPIIRSTPPTHTQTQKSEGQLIRPEVVTARPTELPLFRRLALKHQILNEGKPIAEEPEVRSNILRRQLSQEKTSNFDPQQHVFTLQQSLGNDATDVYSASVTTGTPRPLFTTTNRPRALLSTTTSPTVVSRPTIRYPLNYQRNVLQDLESNTPEYAQETTTTQATANEATPTPVPIVQIPANRAPQEPLVAIRHPFQRGTILVPLSQLQGRVLPVDLNEHQPQYVGPNEQYIKETTPKPTPEAEPRPIYVRRLPPPQFRPIPVQVDENGFIREVQRPSNGPVPSYPLPIPVTPAPKYIDNVGDNDIEDISPPVSTRDFQKLLQQLILRQSRLERISALTDPRRNPEFYHSRYRPMYRPTSIPYYFQREAEAQQTGPVQFLPENNLQPRQRQYVHLSPQHQAAIRQQQRQEQEIYNQNSQSFVPTRRVARLLQPSQDQQQETKEEYLPPDVREMLLLRMLQLAINPALPVAEDEMVQDTTPVPQYKKVPVRNVEILGEEAEEEKRPVRNKRYREPHMDYYE; this comes from the exons ATGCATACAACTGCCGCAATGGCAGGTTTTTCAAAG ATTACTCCATTATTTTTGCTGCTTCTCCTTTGCAAGAAAACAATCAGTGCAGAAAGTGAATCCAAAGAGGAACTAGTTCAATCTGAGTCGAAAGACGGCAAATTGGAAATTATCAAACAAATAAAGAAAGTAAATGATGATGGGTCTTACACTATCGGTTACGAAGCCGATGATGGGTCTTTCAAAATCGAAAGTCGAGATGTTCTGGGTAATATTAAAGGAACCTATGGGTACATAGACGATTCAGGTCAAATCAAAAGAGTCTCTTACAGTACCAGCAATTCCAGTGAAGTATTAACTAAATCTGAACCTGCTGCATCTGTTGTGCAGAGAATTCCAAAAACTAATCGAACCCACACAACGAAACGACCTAGCTCTATATACTCGACGACTCTGTCAACTCCAACGAGTACAACGGCTCTGCAAAGAATTGCCAAATTAAGAAGTAGCACGACCACGACAGACAGACCTAATTACAGCGAAGTTGTAAACGTGGAAAGTGAACTCTCTAAAACTACACCGAAACCTCCGCATATTGTGTACCCAACTTCCACCCCCAGAATCTTGCTACAAGGTAGACCAATCATAAGGTCTACCCCGCCGACACACACCCAGACCCAGAAATCAGAAGGTCAACTGATTAGACCTGAAGTTGTGACAGCGAGACCGACAGAACTCCCATTATTTAGAAGACTCGCTTTGaaacatcaaattttgaatgaagGCAAGCCCATCGCAGAAGAACCCGAAGTGAGAAGTAATATTTTGAGACGACAGTTGTCCCAAGAGAAGACATCAAATTTTGACCCTCAGCAGCACGTCTTTACGTTGCAGCAATCACTAGGAAACGATGCTACTGATGTTTACAGTGCTTCGGTAACCACTGGTACCCCAAGACCGTTATTTACCACGACAAATCGACCTAGAGCTCTTTTAAGTACGACCACCAGTCCTACAGTAGTGTCGAGACCTACCATTCGATATCCTTTGAACTATCAGAGGAATGTTCTTCAAGATTTGGAATCTAATACACCAGAGTACGCACAAGAAACGACCACAACCCAAGCGACAGCAAACGAGGCCACACCTACTCCAGTGCCAATAGTACAAATTCCCGCTAATAGAGCGCCTCAAGAACCATTAGTTGCAATTAGACATCCCTTCCAGAGAGGTActattttggtaccactgagTCAACTACAAGGGAGAGTGCTTCCGGTGGATTTGAACGAACACCAACCTCAGTATGTTGGACCAAACGAACAATATATTAAAGAAACAACTCCGAAGCCTACTCCAGAAGCCGAACCTAGACCGATTTATGTACGTAGGTTACCGCCACCACAATTCCGTCCGATTCCAGTTCAAGTTGACGAAAATGGGTTTATAAGAGAAGTTCAAAGGCCATCAAATGGACCTGTACCTTCCTATCCCCTCCCGATTCCTGTTACTCCTGCTCCGAAATACATCGATAATGTTGGTGATAACGACATCGAAGATATCAGTCCTCCTGTAAGTACCAGAGACTTTCAAAAACTTCTACAACAGTTGATACTCCGTCAGAGTCGATTGGAACGAATCAGTGCTTTAACAGACCCACGTCGAAACCCAGAATTTTACCATTCAAGATACCGACCCATGTATCGCCCAACCTCTATCCCCTATTATTTCCAACGAGAAGCAGAAGCTCAACAAACCGGTCCTGTTCAGTTCTTACCCGAGAATAATCTTCAACCTAGACAAAGACAATACGTCCATCTTTCGCCCCAACACCAAGCAGCAATCAGACAACAACAACGCCAAGAACAGGAAATTTATAACCAAAACAGTCAGTCGTTTGTGCCCACCAGGAGAGTTGCAAGACTACTCCAACCATCTCAGGATCAACAACAAGAAACTAAAGAAGAGTATCTTCCACCGGATGTGCGTGAAATGCTTCTGCTGAGAATGCTCCAGCTTGCCATAAATCCAGCACTTCCAGTTGCCGAGGATGAGATGGTTCAAGATACGACACCTGTGCCGCAATATAAGAAAGTTCCAGTAAGAAATGTTGAAATCTTGGGCGAGGAAGCCGAGGAAGAGAAACGACCTGTGAGAAACAAGAGGTACAGGGAACCACATATGGATTATTACGAGTAG
- the LOC138134935 gene encoding sialin-like yields the protein MAPGFATFKKGSIQLQRATKVVNEQIGSRQMLSVFVITGFVLCGVVEQSASVALRANSTSSYSAAEFAEYVENTSYITRYCQPPSNKTVIHVVRSIPHIEIPMTRTDETEAVLRQAFMWGSLVSPLGASRVAARVGAERLFGAGVLGTGVVAIMVPAAWLTPSHVAIRIIQGIFVGATFPAAHMLAVTWIKPKHVSGFVSLYTAVNLGYAIVGILGTLLVRSFGRDWLSYVIALCSFLWYFLWWRFVEESLHPNRPKRDEHKHLPWRRLLTSKPAWACGIAVIGSQWADATLMLGVTKYLKLVYGFSIEYQDILQSLPHIGHFIAAITFGIVVDHVRESGIVSTTTARKLFVYISHFPPAALMFVLGYTGCDPAAPAALYTAALALTGATPAGAFASAADIAPNFAGTVFGLCQTVGAAGLLAANYVVSEGLHGSFAGWWRLVFGVSSAVLLTTACFFMAMGSGSVQDWNAPGDIEPELEPVEEPSRLDSVLE from the exons atggCCCCCGGATTTGCTACCTTTAAGAAGGGTAGCATCCAGCTGCAGCGGGCGACAAAAGTCGTTAATG AACAGATCGGGTCACGTCAGATGTTATCAGTGTTCGTAATCACAGGTTTCGTCTTGTGCGGTGTTGTCGAGCAAAGTGCTTCTGTAGCTTTGAGAGCGAACAGTACTTCATCATATTCAGCAGCAGAATTTGCCGAATATGTCGAAAATACTAGTTACATTACGCGATATTGTCAACCGCCTTCTAACAAGACGGTTATTCATGTCGTCAGATCGATTCCCCACATAGAG ATTCCGATGACTCGTACTGACGAAACCGAAGCAGTTCTTCGCCAAGCGTTCATGTGGGGTAGTCTTGTCTCGCCCTTGGGAGCCAGCAGGGTCGCAGCACGAGTCGGAGCTGAACGTTTGTTTGGAGCTGGAGTCCTGGGAACCGGAGTGGTGGCAATCATGGTTCCTGCGGCGTGGCTTACACCGAGCCACGTTGCCATTCGCATAATTCAAGGGATTTTTGTG GGGGCGACTTTTCCTGCTGCGCATATGCTAGCGGTGACTTGGATCAAACCCAAGCACGTCAGCGGATTCGTTTCTTTATACACAG CTGTTAATCTAGGATACGCTATTGTAGGGATTTTGGGTACTTTGTTGGTCAGAAGTTTTGGTCGAGATTGGTTGAGTTACGTCATTGCTCTATGTTCATTTCTTTGGTATTTTTTGTGGTGGAGATTTGTTGAAGAGTCGTTACATCCTAACCGACCCAAAAGAGAC GAACATAAACACCTGCCGTGGAGAAGACTTCTCACGTCCAAACCAGCATGGGCTTGTGGTATTGCAGTAATTGGGAGTCAGTGGGCCGATGCCACACTTATGCTAGGTGTCACTAAATATCTTAAACTAGTTTATGGATTTTCCATCGAATAC CAAGACATCCTTCAGTCGTTGCCGCACATCGGGCATTTCATTGCCGCCATCACTTTTGGCATAGTAGTGGACCACGTGAGAGAGTCTGGTATTGTTTCGACGACCACTGcaagaaaattatttgtctACATCT cgCATTTCCCTCCTGCTGCTTTAATGTTCGTATTAGGTTACACTGGCTGTGATCCTGCCGCTCCTGCTGCTCTTTACACCGCTGCATTAGCGCTGACAGGAGCTACCCCAGCAGGGGCATTTGCTAGCGCAGCTGATATTGCTCCAAACTTTGCAG GAACCGTTTTTGGACTCTGTCAAACTGTTGGAGCGGCTGGACTCCTTGCAGCTAATTACGTTGTGTCCGAAGGTTTACACGGTTCG TTTGCAGGTTGGTGGCGACTGGTTTTCGGCGTTTCATCTGCTGTCCTTCTGACCACAGCATGTTTCTTTATGGCTATGGGAAGTGGGTCAGTTCAGGACTGGAACGCACCGGGTGATATTGAACCGGAGTTGGAACCTGTCGAGGAACCATCTAGATTGGACTCAGTTCTTGAGTAA
- the LOC138134851 gene encoding putative uncharacterized protein DDB_G0268364 has protein sequence MRLRVSWLPLLLCGAVFLSYAEARRVRVHHVPEPDEEETIQYYAAEPQDEEEEPRQRVVLVSSADQYNGLYGQPTASSRSGGQDNYIPSSRKALAITRAKESAKSPPIQTIRNYNKVNDDGSFTFGYEAADGSFKEETRGTDCVVRGKYGYIDPDGNKREFTYVSGNPCDPNAPKEEQEPEPERGSEPENIPANYPTRPIRPIRPVTIAPKPAVALFQNTYDQSEEEQPEPEQVLKPQQPLRRPTYITRPHYVQQTATEEAQVYQRPQLISATTPSSFLHKQSVSITPRPGSPTPSARTQLPATTYRPQLLQVAVTPRPSLLYTKQLSSPSSTAIPSRGNVDFDAEFQKFQQENNIISSTPTPKTLAKTPKPSTLSTSTGNNAVYSSALIFDPTSGQYNTQLYQTLPQTEGDISLTQRIQPYVHQPQRQVLNLQQLQQQSPLYSHLRPQTSQSAYQQTQASLQFQNSAQLFAQQQRARQQQQQQQHQQQQQPQQQQQRQAVQQQPVYYVQPSAVDQPLASGQIDAFLRGHNIQF, from the exons TGGTTGCCGCTCCTGCTATGCGGAGCCGTTTTCTTGAGCTATGCCGAAGCACGAAGAGTTCGCGTCCACCATGTACCGGAACCAGATGAAGAAGAAACCATCCAGTACTACGCCGCTGAACCTCAAGATGAAGAAGAGGAACCACGTCAACGAGTGGTTTTAGTATCATCAGCAGATCAGTATAACGGTCTTTATGGCCAACCCACCGCTTCGTCACGTAGTGGTGGTCAAGACAACTACATTCCATCCTCTCGTAAAGCTTTGGCAATTACTAGAGCCAAAGAGTCGGCAAAATCGCCACCAATTCAGACCATCAGAAACTACAATAAAGTCAATGACGATGGTTCTTTTACTTTCGGTTACGAAGCTGCTGACGGTAGTTTCAAAGAAGAAACGAGAGGTACCGACTGCGTGGTTAGAGGCAAATACGGCTACATCGATCCCGATGGCAACAAGAGAGAATTCACTTATGTTTCTGGCAATCCTTGTGATCCCAATGCTCCTAAAGAAGAGCAAGAGCCCGAACCAGAACGAGGAAGCGAACCAGAAAATATTCCTGCCAATTATCCGACTCGACCAATTCGACCGATACGACCAGTGACGATTGCACCAAAACCTGCAGTCGCTTTGTTCCAAAATACCTACGACCAGAGCGAGGAAGAACAACCAGAACCAGAGCAAGTGCTGAAGCCCCAACAG CCACTTCGTCGCCCCACTTACATCACTCGCCCACACTACGTCCAGCAAACTGCAACTGAAGAAGCGCAAGTCTACCAAAGGCCACAGTTAATTTCGGCGACGACACCATCTTCATTCTTGCATAAGCAAAGTGTCAGTATTACGCCACGACCCGGATCACCGACACCATCAGCAAGAACTCAGCTCCCCGCGACAACCTACAGACCCCAATTGCTTCAAGTTGCTGTGACTCCAAGACCTTCTTTGCTTTACACCAAGCAGCTGTCGTCCCCGTCTAGTACCGCAATACCATCAAGAGGCAATGTCGATTTTGACGCAGAATTCCAGAAATTCCAGCAAGAAAATAACATTATTTCTTCAACTCCAACTCCCAAAACTTTAGCCAAAACACCCAAGCCATCTACTCTTTCTACATCTACCGGAAACAATGCTGTCTATTCTTCTGCACTGATTTTTGATCCCACTTCGGGGCAATATAACACGCAGTTGTACCAAACACTTCCCCAAACGGAAGGTGACATCTCCTTAACTCAACGTATCCAACCCTACGTGCATCAGCCGCAGAGACAAGTGTTGAACTTGCAACAACTTCAACAACAAAGTCCTCTTTACAGCCATCTGAGGCCTCAAACCTCCCAAAGTGCGTATCAGCAAACACAAGCAAGCCTGCAGTTCCAAAATTCCGCACAACTCTTCGCCCAACAACAGAGAGCaagacaacaacaacaacagcaACAACATCAACAGCAACAGCAACCACAACAGCAGCAACAAAGACAAGCCGTTCAACAACAACCGGTGTACTACGTTCAACCTTCCGCCGTGGATCAGCCCTTGGCTTCTGGCCAGATCGACGCTTTTCTCAGAGGCCACAACatccaattttaa